The proteins below are encoded in one region of Lytechinus pictus isolate F3 Inbred chromosome 11, Lp3.0, whole genome shotgun sequence:
- the LOC129270767 gene encoding uncharacterized protein LOC129270767: MLIFVILLHFGLKVLNISAAIADSIGTHMCTDFNRATKAATVRWAVSSTMPVNISHCEFVCSQEGSQDPAKVAYNLPSHGSQEISLQSPGVWTIRTTCTLSSSSSYQSPEIRLDTGNTSSTHICSDSGLGSMSPGQKDINLCIWRPELMLDYASVRWQPTFQYSSTNCVLHQEVKGQVTEKANLPSDDLLSVVFDGDDLSVWVTCDTPQGQPVSSLKAHYMQGDTNACSMETSSRTPSVPDITDGDPTINTPSHNRIGITNVTMGLILAGSIFIAAVIISIGFIRWFRWQRRRRRERYILNVI; the protein is encoded by the exons ATGTTGATTTTTGTAATTCTTCTTCACTTTGGTCTTAAAGTGTTGAACATATCTGCAGCCATAGCAG atTCCATAGGAACTCACATGTGCACAGACTTCAACCGGGCCACCAAGGCAGCGACCGTGCGATGGGCCGTGTCCTCCACCATGCCTGTGAACATATCGCACTGTGAGTTTGTCTGCTCACAAGAAGGCAGCCAGGATCCAGCGAAAGTGGCCTATAATTTACCATCTCACGGTAGCCAGGAGATCAGTCTACAGAGTCCAGGAGTATGGACCATCAGAACAACATGTACCTTGTCATCTTCCTCCAGTTACCAATCTCCAGAAATAAGATTAGATACAG GCAATACGAGTTCAACCCACATCTGTTCTGATAGTGGTTTAGGCAGTATGTCTCCTGGTCAAAAAG ATATAAACTTGTGTATTTGGAGACCTGAGCTGATGTTAGACTATGCATCTGTTAGGTGGCAGCCTACATTCCAATACTCTTCCACCAATTGTGTCCTTCACcaagaggtcaaaggtcaagttaCGGAGAAGGCAAATCTTCCTTCTGATGATCTATTGAGTGTTGTCTTCGATGGGGATGATCTCTCTGTGTGGGTGACATGTGATACTCCACAGGGCCAGCCAGTCAGCTCATTGAAAGCACATTACATGCAAG GTGATACAAATGCATGCTCCATGGAGACCTCTTCCAGAACGCCATCAGTCCCAGATATAACGGATGGCGACCCTACAATCAACACCCCATCACATAATAGGATAGGCATCACAAACGTAACAATGGGTTTAATACTTGCTGGTTCCATCTTCATAGCAGCCGTTATCATCAGTATAGGATTCATTAGGTGGTTCAGGtggcaaagaagaagaaggagagaaaGGTATATTTTAAACGTAATATAA